The sequence below is a genomic window from bacterium.
CTTACCCTTATGCCGAGTTCGAACATGTGCTGAAGAGCTCTGTCGAGGATGTGAAGAAGGCCTTCATCCTCGTCCTCGATAACGTCTCCGATCCGCACAACTTGGGTTCGCTTATAAGGACTGCCCATCTTATGGGCGTCCATGGGGTGATCATGCCCCGCGACAAATCGGTCGGCGTAACCCCGGCCGTGGTGAAATCATCAGCAGGCGCCACCGAATACCTTCCTATAGTTCAGGTCACAAATCTGGCCAGGACGCTCGAATATCTCAAGGAGTCGGGGGTCTGGGTCACGGGGGTAGAGGGTAGTGGTGAACAATCGATTTATGATAGTAATTTCAAAGGATTAAATTGCGCCTTGGTCCTGGGTTCCGAGGGTGCTGGGCTGAGGCGACTTGTAAGGCAATTATGTGATTTTATTGCATTTATTCCAATGGAGGGGCTGATATCTTCCTATAATGTATCTGTGGCAGGTGCTCTTGCCATGGGAGAGGTTGCAAGGCAAAGGCGTTGAAACGCTTTGCAAAAATCATACCGAAAGTCCTCATAATACCTTGACAAGGGTGGCATACTCTCTATAGAAATCCCAATCTTTTGGGGATTGTGCCTGTTTGCGGATAGGGTATGCCGGACCGCAGTTAAGACGGGGTCGAAAAACTGTCTCCGAAGATAAATTAATTGGCGCTCGGGCCGCTTGTGCGGCGCTGTGTGCTCTTGTTCATTGAAATTGAACCAAACAGGCGCTCGATTTTTTATTTGCGCAATATCATCGGTCGGCACTCGGCGGAGACAATATTGATTCCTTGCCGACGTAGCTCAGTAGGTAGAGCTGCTGATTTGTAATCAGCAGGTCGCCGGTTCGAGTCCGGCCGTCGGCTCATTTGCTTCAGGCCGCGAGAAAATGAATGGCCATGAGATTGGGGGAGAGGTTCCCGAGCGGTCAAAGGGAGCAGACTGTAAATCTGCCGGCATTAGCCTTCGGAGGTTCGAATCCTCCCCTCTCCACAGGCGTGAAGTCTGCGGGAGTAGCTCA
It includes:
- the rlmB gene encoding 23S rRNA (guanosine(2251)-2'-O)-methyltransferase RlmB: MERTEIIYGVNPVIEALRAGRRNCHEVMISLGRRELTVAKICEEAARRKAKVGFVSKQEIAALSRTDKHQGVAARVDSYPYAEFEHVLKSSVEDVKKAFILVLDNVSDPHNLGSLIRTAHLMGVHGVIMPRDKSVGVTPAVVKSSAGATEYLPIVQVTNLARTLEYLKESGVWVTGVEGSGEQSIYDSNFKGLNCALVLGSEGAGLRRLVRQLCDFIAFIPMEGLISSYNVSVAGALAMGEVARQRR